A DNA window from Conchiformibius steedae contains the following coding sequences:
- a CDS encoding type II toxin-antitoxin system RelB/DinJ family antitoxin encodes MPSINYNIRLEQDLRNRAFAVFESYGLSPSQAIKLFLTQVADTHTIPLSFEHKANQEKIPNMATLAAIQEAKAGNLKGYASLDAMMDEIKQSD; translated from the coding sequence ATGCCCAGTATCAACTACAATATTCGTTTGGAGCAGGATTTAAGAAACCGCGCTTTTGCGGTTTTTGAAAGTTATGGCTTATCGCCGTCTCAAGCCATTAAGCTGTTTTTGACACAAGTTGCGGACACCCACACCATTCCGCTTTCGTTTGAACACAAAGCCAATCAGGAAAAAATCCCTAATATGGCAACATTGGCAGCCATTCAAGAAGCCAAAGCAGGTAACTTGAAAGGCTATGCCAGCCTAGATGCCATGATGGACGAGATTAAACAAAGTGATTGA